In Dehalococcoidia bacterium, one DNA window encodes the following:
- the tatC gene encoding twin-arginine translocase subunit TatC has protein sequence MSADSNPAVAAPPKAESEGKELTILEHLQELRQRLMIAAGALILATVGSLVLTNWLLGWLTAPARNSVEDVRIIFTDPLGYWGAYFRVALLSGVTIAMPVIVYEVLAFVGPGLTRQERRWVYPLVIGASLAFVAGGAFAYYIELPPALRFLLNSGGGIEPFINVTSYIDFITRLMLVTGIVFEMPLVIMALAKLHVVSSRKLISWWRYAIVLAFVAAAVVTPSIDPVTQSLVAGPIIVLYFTGIILAKVVERGRNNS, from the coding sequence ATGAGCGCAGACAGCAATCCAGCAGTGGCTGCCCCTCCTAAAGCGGAGAGCGAGGGCAAAGAACTCACCATCCTCGAACATTTGCAGGAGCTTCGGCAGCGGCTCATGATTGCCGCCGGCGCTCTGATACTTGCCACAGTCGGTTCCCTTGTCCTCACGAACTGGCTGCTCGGATGGCTCACAGCGCCGGCGCGCAACTCGGTGGAGGACGTCAGAATCATCTTCACCGACCCGCTGGGCTACTGGGGAGCGTATTTCCGGGTTGCCCTCCTTTCCGGTGTCACGATTGCTATGCCGGTGATCGTTTACGAGGTGCTGGCTTTCGTCGGGCCGGGGCTCACCCGACAGGAGAGGCGTTGGGTGTACCCACTGGTCATCGGAGCTTCTCTGGCGTTCGTCGCCGGCGGGGCTTTCGCCTACTACATCGAGCTGCCGCCTGCCCTCCGCTTCCTGCTGAACTCCGGCGGCGGAATCGAGCCGTTCATCAACGTCACAAGCTACATCGACTTCATCACGCGGCTGATGCTCGTCACCGGCATCGTCTTCGAGATGCCCCTCGTGATCATGGCGCTGGCGAAGTTGCACGTCGTGTCGTCGCGCAAGCTTATCTCCTGGTGGCGGTACGCCATCGTCCTCGCCTTTGTCGCCGCTGCCGTCGTCACCCCGTCCATCGATCCCGTCACGCAGTCGCTCGTCGCCGGCCCCATCATTGTCCTCTACTTCACCGGCATCATCCTCGCCAAGGTGGTGGAGAGAGGGCGAAACAACAGCTAA
- the tatB gene encoding Sec-independent protein translocase protein TatB, which produces MDFLGIGLPELIVILVLTLIVVGPRRLPETAAQVARTIRQIRQYSTGVTRELNDAVKELEREYEELKGELKEAREEIRRETQSVGGELTAATEEAERTLRQSVADARGEKDGAPLNTSASELKSEEP; this is translated from the coding sequence ATGGATTTCCTGGGGATTGGCCTGCCTGAGCTGATCGTCATACTCGTCCTCACCCTGATAGTCGTAGGCCCCCGGCGATTGCCTGAAACAGCGGCCCAGGTCGCCCGTACCATCCGCCAGATTCGCCAGTACAGCACCGGCGTGACGCGCGAACTCAACGACGCGGTCAAAGAGCTGGAGCGGGAGTACGAAGAGCTGAAAGGCGAGCTCAAAGAGGCGAGGGAGGAGATCCGGCGAGAGACGCAGTCGGTCGGCGGCGAGCTGACCGCGGCCACCGAAGAGGCGGAGCGAACGCTGCGGCAGTCGGTTGCAGATGCCCGCGGCGAGAAAGACGGCGCCCCTCTCAATACATCAGCGAGTGAGCTCAAGAGTGAAGAGCCTTGA
- the acpP gene encoding acyl carrier protein: MATVFERVRKIIVEQLGVDEEQVVPSASFVDDLNADSLDLVELIMSMEEEFSKDGKPLEISDEDAEKIVTVQDAIDYLKDLGIEDQP; encoded by the coding sequence TTGGCGACAGTCTTCGAACGGGTACGAAAGATCATTGTTGAGCAATTGGGAGTTGATGAGGAACAGGTAGTACCCAGCGCTTCCTTTGTCGACGATCTGAACGCCGACTCCCTCGACCTCGTCGAGCTCATCATGTCGATGGAGGAGGAGTTCAGCAAAGACGGCAAGCCTTTGGAGATATCCGACGAGGACGCCGAGAAGATCGTCACCGTCCAGGACGCGATCGATTACCTGAAGGACCTGGGAATAGAGGATCAACCCTAG
- the nusB gene encoding transcription antitermination factor NusB, producing the protein MPSRRRRARIIALQTLYEADTTGHEAMGILERLLQDALAPEEIAEFARELVGGATEHREYIDSVIAKVAPAWPLEQMAAVDRNILRLAILEILLNNRTPLRAAINEAVELAKTFGSDNSAKFVNGVLGSVSLMKG; encoded by the coding sequence ATGCCGAGCAGGCGACGGCGGGCGCGGATCATTGCCCTTCAAACGCTATACGAGGCCGACACAACGGGCCACGAAGCGATGGGCATCCTGGAGCGTCTGCTGCAGGACGCGCTCGCGCCGGAGGAGATTGCTGAATTCGCGCGTGAGCTTGTCGGCGGCGCAACGGAGCACCGTGAGTACATTGATTCCGTGATAGCGAAGGTGGCGCCGGCGTGGCCGCTGGAACAAATGGCGGCCGTCGATCGCAACATCCTGCGGCTTGCAATCCTGGAGATTTTGCTGAATAATAGAACGCCGTTGAGAGCTGCCATAAACGAGGCAGTTGAACTTGCCAAGACCTTCGGCAGCGACAACTCCGCGAAATTCGTTAATGGCGTCCTTGGTTCTGTCAGCTTAATGAAAGGCTGA
- the fabD gene encoding ACP S-malonyltransferase, translating to MAAWLFPGQGSQQVGMGRDLFESSPAARRVFEDADRILGRPLSEICFEGPEDVLRRTENAQPAIMVVSLACLAFAKESGYLPSPPAFVAGHSLGEYTAAVASGALSFADGLRLVQERGRLMQQAGEENPGTLAAVLGLTQEQATELCRCVGAELCNLNAPGQIVIGGRLECVAEAVETCRSYGAKRAVPLNVSGAFHTSLMSPAVEGMRAALAAVEIRDPAIPLVANGTAGVITSGEELRSELLYQLTHPVLWQRSVELMADNGVSLFIEIGPGEVLTGLVRRTAPSVRTLNVSRPVVPVEG from the coding sequence ATGGCGGCCTGGCTCTTTCCCGGGCAGGGATCGCAGCAAGTCGGGATGGGACGCGATCTCTTCGAATCGTCACCCGCCGCCCGCCGCGTCTTTGAAGACGCCGATCGCATCCTCGGACGGCCGCTGAGCGAAATTTGCTTCGAGGGTCCGGAGGACGTCCTGCGCCGGACGGAGAACGCGCAGCCTGCGATCATGGTCGTGAGTCTGGCCTGTCTCGCCTTCGCGAAAGAGTCGGGATATCTTCCCTCGCCGCCGGCGTTCGTCGCGGGGCACAGCCTCGGCGAGTACACGGCCGCGGTCGCGAGCGGCGCCTTGTCCTTCGCCGACGGGCTGCGCCTCGTGCAGGAGCGCGGCCGCCTGATGCAGCAGGCCGGCGAGGAGAACCCCGGGACGCTGGCTGCCGTGCTGGGGCTGACTCAGGAGCAGGCGACGGAGCTTTGCCGTTGTGTCGGCGCCGAGCTCTGCAATCTGAATGCGCCCGGCCAGATCGTCATCGGCGGGCGGCTCGAGTGCGTGGCGGAGGCGGTCGAGACGTGCCGCTCCTACGGCGCCAAGCGGGCAGTGCCCCTGAACGTGAGCGGCGCGTTCCACACCAGCCTCATGTCCCCCGCTGTCGAGGGGATGAGGGCGGCGTTGGCCGCGGTGGAAATCCGCGATCCCGCTATCCCGCTGGTGGCCAACGGGACGGCGGGGGTGATCACCAGCGGCGAGGAGCTTCGAAGCGAGCTGCTGTACCAGCTCACGCACCCTGTTCTCTGGCAGAGATCGGTGGAGCTTATGGCGGACAACGGTGTGTCGTTGTTCATTGAGATCGGGCCGGGGGAAGTGCTGACGGGCCTGGTCCGCCGGACCGCTCCCTCTGTCCGGACGCTGAATGTCAGCCGCCCTGTCGTTCCGGTCGAAGGATGA
- the rpmF gene encoding 50S ribosomal protein L32: MPPVPKRKYPKSRQGKRRSHIKLSVRQLVECPQCHSPRLPHHPCPVCGNYRGREAIKIESPALGP, encoded by the coding sequence TTGCCTCCCGTACCGAAGAGAAAGTACCCGAAATCGCGCCAGGGGAAACGCCGCAGCCACATCAAGCTGAGCGTCCGCCAACTGGTCGAGTGTCCGCAGTGCCACAGTCCGCGGCTTCCGCATCATCCGTGCCCCGTGTGCGGCAATTACCGCGGGCGCGAGGCTATCAAGATCGAGAGCCCCGCCCTTGGCCCGTAA
- a CDS encoding DUF177 domain-containing protein — protein MRIDFDVAPLLRGPAGATKTYQLSEPGDEEEPYDEISGRVSLSKAGRGILVRARLRSITADRCSRCLEPLDVPVELDFEEEYYATVDAGTGMPIEPPDDDEAFLIDERQTLELGEAIRQYHFAAQPLQNLCRPDCKGLCPTCGKNLNLGPCDCPKETTDTRLSVLSRLKTGEGRGGE, from the coding sequence ATGAGAATCGATTTTGACGTTGCGCCTTTGCTGCGCGGGCCAGCCGGCGCGACGAAGACGTACCAGCTGAGTGAGCCCGGCGACGAAGAGGAACCGTACGACGAGATCTCGGGCCGGGTGTCGCTCTCCAAGGCGGGCCGAGGGATACTGGTGAGGGCGCGCCTGCGGTCGATAACGGCTGATCGCTGCAGCCGCTGTCTGGAGCCCCTGGACGTGCCGGTAGAGCTTGACTTCGAAGAAGAGTACTACGCAACAGTCGACGCCGGCACAGGCATGCCGATCGAGCCGCCGGACGATGACGAAGCGTTCCTCATCGACGAGCGCCAGACGCTGGAGCTCGGCGAGGCGATACGGCAGTACCATTTCGCGGCGCAGCCGCTGCAAAACCTGTGCCGCCCCGACTGCAAAGGACTCTGCCCGACGTGTGGCAAGAACCTGAACCTGGGTCCTTGCGACTGCCCGAAGGAAACAACCGATACGCGTCTTAGCGTCCTCAGCCGGCTGAAGACGGGCGAGGGGAGAGGGGGTGAATAA
- a CDS encoding recombinase family protein — protein MKAVGYFRELPGKQALTLADQSKAFLELCKEQGYEVVASFVDGLSAEEDGRPGFRQLIEFLRRPEKGFIAVITPSMATLGHDLREAARSCFELESLGAQVLLIDGFEEASNRLLADWAKSAEGRLADRVRSAMRRKAVKGEVLGRPPYGYRVGNRRRLELVPEEAVVVRYIFRLYLQEGLGIRRIARCLNEEGIKTRRGGNWSMVSIRDILRNRAYLGTYSRFGVRVPGSHPALISPEDFRRAQDCLIARRSSYSPRQVTPFLLSGIAFCGYCGNKMIGVSRRQTWKRQKDGTKAEASYRYYQCESRTNHSLCDYHTRRADDLEEEVRQKLAGLDAESVRAFPKTGDEAGVLAEAQEQCRQLRRRLAQLDKRLEQCVDAGARGRLSRDKMRALSLDLAAQRLETEERLQQAERRAQEQASLAAHERAQAQALDRLIATWDSLDFNSRRSLLREVVDRLIVRDDEVRVLLRP, from the coding sequence GTGAAAGCGGTAGGATACTTCCGAGAGCTACCCGGCAAGCAGGCCCTCACCCTGGCCGACCAGAGCAAGGCGTTCCTCGAGCTGTGCAAGGAACAAGGGTACGAGGTCGTCGCGTCGTTCGTCGACGGCCTGAGCGCGGAGGAAGACGGCCGGCCAGGGTTCCGCCAGCTCATCGAGTTCCTGCGGCGCCCCGAGAAGGGCTTTATCGCCGTCATAACCCCTTCCATGGCGACTCTGGGGCATGACCTGCGGGAGGCGGCGCGAAGCTGCTTCGAGCTGGAAAGCCTGGGCGCGCAGGTCCTATTGATCGACGGCTTCGAGGAGGCAAGCAACCGCCTGCTCGCCGACTGGGCCAAGAGCGCCGAAGGCCGGCTTGCCGACCGCGTGCGCTCCGCCATGCGCCGCAAGGCGGTGAAGGGAGAGGTGCTGGGCCGCCCGCCTTACGGATATCGCGTCGGAAACCGGCGGCGGCTGGAGCTCGTCCCCGAGGAAGCCGTGGTCGTGCGCTACATCTTCCGTCTCTACCTCCAGGAAGGGCTCGGCATACGACGTATCGCCCGCTGCCTGAACGAGGAGGGGATAAAGACGCGGCGCGGCGGAAACTGGAGCATGGTCAGTATCCGCGACATCCTGCGCAACCGCGCTTACCTCGGGACCTACAGCCGCTTTGGCGTGCGCGTGCCGGGGAGCCATCCCGCCCTCATCTCGCCGGAGGACTTTCGTCGCGCGCAGGACTGCCTCATCGCCCGCCGCAGCAGCTACTCGCCGCGCCAGGTGACGCCCTTTCTGCTGTCGGGAATCGCGTTTTGTGGCTACTGCGGCAACAAGATGATAGGCGTCTCCCGCAGGCAGACTTGGAAGCGCCAGAAAGACGGCACGAAAGCGGAGGCCTCCTATCGCTACTACCAGTGCGAGTCCCGCACCAACCACAGCCTTTGCGATTATCACACGCGGCGGGCCGACGATCTCGAGGAGGAGGTCCGGCAGAAGCTGGCCGGCCTCGATGCCGAGTCCGTGCGCGCGTTCCCGAAGACGGGCGACGAAGCGGGCGTCCTGGCAGAGGCCCAGGAGCAGTGCCGGCAGCTCCGGCGCCGGCTGGCGCAGCTCGACAAGCGCCTTGAGCAGTGCGTCGACGCCGGGGCCCGCGGACGCCTCAGCCGCGACAAGATGCGCGCGCTCAGCCTCGACCTGGCAGCGCAGCGACTGGAGACGGAGGAGCGTCTCCAGCAGGCGGAGCGGCGCGCGCAGGAGCAGGCGTCGCTGGCGGCCCACGAGCGCGCGCAGGCGCAGGCGCTCGACCGGCTCATCGCCACATGGGACTCCCTCGACTTCAACAGCCGCCGGTCGCTGCTTCGGGAGGTGGTCGACCGCCTAATCGTGCGTGACGACGAGGTCAGGGTGCTATTGAGGCCGTGA
- a CDS encoding ribonuclease HI family protein: MTGKSASGTYAVYADGASRGNPGPAAIGVVVYDPAGNEVYATSKALGRTTNNQAEYKAAIAGLEAALGLGARQVELRMDSELVTRQLSGRYRVRNPRLIPLHKRLLDLRTRFDKVSIRHVPRGENVLADKLANQALDNVSRQEPWPRQQRFDFPR; the protein is encoded by the coding sequence GTGACCGGCAAATCTGCTTCCGGGACCTACGCCGTCTACGCCGATGGCGCTTCGCGGGGCAACCCCGGCCCGGCTGCTATCGGCGTCGTGGTATACGACCCGGCAGGGAACGAGGTCTACGCGACGTCGAAGGCGCTGGGACGGACCACCAACAATCAGGCCGAGTACAAGGCAGCGATCGCCGGCCTGGAGGCGGCGCTCGGTCTGGGCGCGCGGCAGGTCGAGCTGCGGATGGACTCGGAGCTCGTGACGCGGCAGCTCAGCGGCCGCTACCGCGTGCGCAATCCGCGCCTCATCCCCCTCCACAAGAGGCTGCTCGACCTCCGCACTCGCTTCGATAAAGTGAGCATCCGGCACGTTCCACGCGGCGAAAACGTCCTCGCCGATAAGCTGGCGAACCAGGCGCTCGACAACGTGTCGCGTCAGGAGCCGTGGCCGCGGCAGCAGCGGTTTGACTTCCCTCGTTGA
- a CDS encoding S8 family serine peptidase, which yields MGSRLPLRILLGTTLVSIAACLGGVFVAGPAGADRSGAPSAFGPTPSPPQRTEAVLSLPAQPALRKAHPKLDTALTELSDAYARGGIGEARAAAATLALDLPQDRARVIIETVEGRESALRGPVRGLGATIEKESGSLAQALVPVQALRGLAALDSVALVRRPLVALPAAVGEGVALVNADDWHAAGVTGSGMKVAIVDLGFQGYSSLLGTELPSSVVTHSCRTDGDITGGGEKHGTGVAEIVHEMAPDAELYLVNFETEVDLATCIDWMAAQGVTVANHSVIWFGTGPGDGTGIINDIVNDAILTHGIFWANAAGNHALMHWMGNWSDPEENGFHNFTALDEGNTISVGAGESVLAVLKWDDPFGGSSNDYDIGLYSPELESFVCWSGNWQDGDDDPVDFFVCQPGAGTYELAIALYSADGTANFHLYTGSHPLEYYDVQSSILEPADNPNVLTTGAVFWGTPTVIEYFSSQGPTEDVRIKPDIVAPDGVTNATYPGGFFGTSAASPHSAGAAALVRQTYPSYTPAQVAAFLTGPRCIDLGAGGDDNVFGCGRLNLGSPPDTDTDGVIDAFDNCPLVANPPVPNGLDDDTDGTVDEAGEQVNTDNAAIPNGPVVALDDVTVPNGDPLGDACDDDDDNDGLTDAEEASAGTNPLLRDTDGDRVIDGAEVLLGSDPLNPGSKPGCTGIIDVDKDCLSANIEALLGTSDKIKDTDGDGINDGVEVMGWGTSPTSVDTDGDGCNDDKEIADVNGDRISGVLDYVRVAQRAFSAQDDDPDDGDPVPDMSMVVDPSFDVNKDRVMTALDVTLTGLNSSLVEPVEDCNCNF from the coding sequence ATGGGAAGTCGGCTGCCGCTGCGGATTCTTCTGGGAACCACGCTGGTATCGATAGCCGCCTGCTTGGGCGGCGTTTTCGTGGCCGGGCCGGCGGGCGCAGACCGATCGGGCGCCCCGTCCGCATTCGGCCCAACGCCGTCACCCCCTCAGCGGACCGAAGCTGTGCTATCGCTGCCCGCTCAGCCAGCGCTCAGGAAGGCGCACCCCAAGCTGGACACCGCGCTGACGGAATTGAGCGACGCCTACGCGCGCGGCGGGATCGGCGAGGCGCGAGCGGCCGCCGCCACACTCGCCCTCGACCTGCCGCAGGACAGAGCGCGGGTCATCATCGAAACAGTCGAGGGACGGGAGTCGGCGCTGCGCGGGCCCGTCCGTGGCCTGGGCGCGACGATCGAAAAAGAGAGCGGGAGTCTGGCGCAGGCGCTCGTACCCGTGCAGGCACTGAGAGGCCTGGCGGCGCTCGACTCCGTCGCGCTCGTGCGCAGACCGCTTGTCGCCCTCCCCGCCGCCGTCGGTGAAGGAGTGGCGCTCGTCAATGCCGACGACTGGCACGCCGCCGGAGTTACGGGCAGCGGCATGAAAGTCGCGATCGTCGACCTCGGGTTCCAGGGGTACTCCTCGCTGCTGGGAACGGAACTGCCGTCGTCGGTGGTTACGCACTCCTGCCGTACCGACGGCGACATTACGGGCGGAGGCGAAAAGCACGGCACGGGCGTCGCCGAGATCGTCCACGAGATGGCGCCGGACGCCGAACTGTACCTCGTCAATTTCGAGACGGAGGTCGACCTGGCAACGTGCATCGACTGGATGGCGGCGCAGGGAGTGACCGTGGCCAACCACTCGGTGATCTGGTTCGGCACCGGCCCCGGCGACGGCACGGGCATAATCAACGATATTGTGAACGATGCTATCTTGACGCACGGCATTTTCTGGGCGAACGCGGCCGGCAATCACGCTCTAATGCACTGGATGGGCAACTGGTCGGACCCGGAGGAAAACGGTTTTCACAACTTCACGGCGCTGGATGAGGGAAATACCATTTCCGTAGGGGCCGGCGAGTCCGTCCTCGCGGTCCTGAAGTGGGATGACCCCTTCGGAGGCTCCTCGAACGACTACGATATTGGGCTGTATTCTCCTGAGCTTGAAAGCTTCGTCTGTTGGTCGGGCAACTGGCAAGACGGCGACGATGATCCGGTCGATTTCTTCGTCTGCCAGCCTGGAGCTGGGACGTATGAACTGGCTATCGCGCTCTATAGCGCCGACGGAACGGCTAATTTCCACCTGTACACCGGCAGCCATCCCCTCGAGTACTACGACGTACAGAGCAGTATCCTCGAGCCCGCCGATAATCCCAACGTTCTGACAACGGGGGCCGTGTTCTGGGGCACGCCCACCGTGATCGAATACTTTAGCTCCCAGGGGCCGACCGAGGACGTGCGCATAAAGCCCGACATCGTCGCGCCCGACGGCGTTACGAACGCGACGTATCCCGGCGGCTTTTTCGGCACGTCCGCCGCCTCGCCTCACAGCGCCGGCGCTGCCGCCCTCGTCAGACAGACGTATCCGTCATACACGCCAGCGCAGGTCGCCGCGTTTCTTACCGGCCCGCGCTGCATCGACCTCGGCGCGGGCGGTGACGACAACGTGTTCGGCTGCGGCAGGCTGAACCTTGGCTCTCCGCCCGACACCGACACAGACGGCGTGATTGACGCCTTCGACAACTGCCCGCTGGTCGCCAACCCGCCTGTCCCCAACGGCCTCGACGATGACACAGACGGCACGGTCGACGAGGCGGGCGAGCAGGTCAACACCGATAACGCCGCCATCCCCAACGGCCCCGTCGTGGCCCTCGACGATGTCACCGTCCCCAACGGCGACCCCCTTGGCGACGCCTGCGACGACGACGACGATAACGACGGCCTAACAGACGCCGAGGAGGCATCCGCGGGCACCAACCCCCTGCTCCGCGACACCGACGGCGACCGCGTCATCGATGGCGCCGAGGTGCTTCTCGGCTCCGATCCCCTGAACCCCGGAAGCAAGCCCGGTTGCACGGGGATCATCGACGTCGACAAGGACTGCCTGTCGGCCAATATCGAGGCCCTGCTGGGAACGAGCGACAAGATCAAGGACACCGACGGCGACGGCATAAACGACGGCGTCGAGGTGATGGGCTGGGGTACCTCCCCCACCAGCGTCGACACCGACGGCGACGGCTGCAACGACGACAAGGAGATCGCAGACGTGAACGGCGACCGCATCAGCGGCGTCCTCGACTATGTCAGGGTGGCCCAGCGGGCCTTCAGCGCCCAGGACGACGACCCCGATGACGGCGACCCTGTTCCCGACATGTCGATGGTCGTCGACCCGTCATTCGACGTGAACAAGGACAGAGTGATGACTGCGCTCGACGTGACTCTGACAGGGCTGAACTCCAGCCTGGTGGAGCCGGTGGAGGACTGCAACTGCAATTTCTGA
- a CDS encoding adenylate/guanylate cyclase domain-containing protein, translated as MHEREVEKLPPARELDPHVESLMPVAYAPSGPDTRICPSCSSPMPQEFRFCGHCGYPLSSSSERPAVESTTTILFTDMAGFSQLMSSVGDEEALDVLKRHNQIVRTQIQDHGGFEVKYQGDGFMVAFRTARRAVLCAVDIQKKMAEYNREYPTRPLVLRMGLNAGDVLREEDDFFGAAVNMAARIAEKAKGGQILMSELVKGLAGPYPGFEYAPCGSFRLRGFPGRYRLYEVVWRS; from the coding sequence TTGCATGAACGGGAAGTAGAGAAGCTCCCGCCGGCTCGAGAGCTTGACCCGCACGTCGAATCGCTCATGCCGGTGGCCTACGCGCCCTCGGGCCCCGACACGCGCATATGCCCCAGTTGCAGTTCTCCCATGCCGCAGGAGTTCCGTTTTTGCGGCCACTGCGGCTACCCTCTGAGCAGCTCAAGCGAGCGTCCGGCCGTCGAGAGCACGACGACAATCCTTTTCACCGACATGGCGGGCTTCTCGCAGCTCATGTCGTCCGTTGGCGACGAAGAAGCGCTCGATGTCCTCAAGCGTCACAATCAGATCGTGCGCACGCAGATCCAGGACCACGGGGGGTTCGAGGTGAAGTACCAGGGCGACGGGTTCATGGTCGCTTTTCGCACGGCGCGCCGGGCGGTCCTCTGCGCCGTCGACATCCAGAAGAAGATGGCGGAGTACAACCGCGAGTACCCGACGCGGCCGCTGGTGCTGCGCATGGGGCTCAACGCCGGCGACGTGCTGCGCGAAGAGGACGATTTCTTCGGGGCGGCAGTCAACATGGCGGCGCGAATAGCGGAGAAGGCGAAGGGCGGCCAGATCCTGATGTCAGAGCTGGTCAAGGGCCTCGCGGGACCGTACCCCGGCTTCGAATACGCCCCCTGCGGCAGCTTCCGCCTGCGCGGCTTCCCCGGCCGCTACCGGCTGTACGAGGTGGTCTGGCGGAGCTAG